A window of Streptomyces broussonetiae genomic DNA:
AGGCGTCGGGCGAGGTAGCGCTTGAGGCAGCGGCGGATCTCGCGGTCTGTCTTGCCTTCGGCCCGCCGTCGGTCAACGTAGGCGCGGGTTTGCGGGTGATGCACCATGCGGACCATCGCGATGACGTTCAGAGCTCGGTTGAGACGCCTGTCGCCGCCGCGATTGAGGCGGTGGCGAGTGGTGTTGCCCGAGGAGGCGGGTATGGGGCTCACTCCGGCGAGGGCGGCGAACGCGGCCTCGTCACGGACCCGTCCCGGGTGGGACCAGGCGACCAGGACGGTGGCAGCGGTGACGGGGCCGATCCCTGTTTCCTCGGGGAGGCCGGCCGCAGGGCTGGCGTCAACGAGCTCGCCTATCCGGTTCATGTTGTCCGCGATTTCCGTGTCAAGGGCGAGGATCCTCTTGGCCAGACGGACGGCCTCGGTGCGGGCCGTCGTGGCGGCGAGGTCCTCCTCACGGGGGCGCCAGCGGGCGATTTCGCCGATCTGCCTGGCGCTGAGGGGACGGCGGGCGTCTATGCCGAGGTCGGCGATGCGCACAAGGGCAGTCAAGGCGTTCACGGCCCTGGTCCGCTCGCTGGTGAGCTCGTCCCGGGAGGTGAGGAGGATCTGTGCTGCCGCCCGAACCCCCTCGTCCATTCGTGGAGTGCGCAGCTGTTCTTCGGGGAGCGGAAGCACGGCAGCGGCTATCCGCCGGGCGTCGATCGGGTCGGATTTGCCGATGCCGCGGCGGCCGGCGCGGCCCATTCTGGCGGCTTCAACCACCTGGTAGCCGGCGCGTGCCGTCTGGCGGGCGATCTGGGCTCCGTAACTGCCCGCCCCCTCGATCACCCACAGAGCACCGAGGTCTCCACCAGTGCGACGTCCAGCCCAGTTGATGGCTCGTGCCCTGCCAGCGTGGGTGTTGGGGAATGCCTCCGTGCCCAGGTGCTCACCACTGGAGGCGAGCACGGCGTAAGTGTGCGTTTTGGCGTGGGTGTCGACGCCGATGATGAATGAATGCGCCTGGGCGACAATGGTGTTCACGCGATCAGGGTTCCTCTCCGTGAGGCGGTGGTCCCGGTCGCTGCGGACCGGCGCCGTGCCCGGGAGAGGTCACTTCGAGGCAGAACTGTGACGGGCCACGGCCCTTTGGGGCCGGGCAGGCTTCTTATCAGGCCACCGAGGTGGGCCGGGTCGGCGCCGACCGCCCGCCATAGTCGGACAGTTCATAGGCAAGGCACCCGTGGGGGCCACTTTTGTCACGAGTCACGACTACGACGAGGCGACCGACGTCAACCCTGCCAGCCGGTCCCGGACCAGCCAGATGAAGACTCACAGTCTTTCGTCAAGCGAGGCGTGGGGTTCTGGGTTCGTAGAAGGTGCCGTCGCGGAGCATCGCGAACAGCACGTTGATCCGCTGGCGTGCCAGGCGGAGAAGTGCCTGGGTGTGGGTCTTCCCGCGGGCTCGGCAGCGGTCGTAGTAGGTGCGGGAGGCGGGATCGTGCAGGGCGGCGAATGCGGACAGGAACATCGCGCGTTTGAGCTGCCGGTTGCCGCCTCTGGGCGCGTGTTCGCCGTGGATCGAGGTCCCGGACGACTTCGTCGTCGGTGCGAGGCCGGCGTAGGAGGCCAGGTGGGCGGCGGTGGGGAAGCTGGTGCCGTCGCCGACGGTGACCAGCAAAGTGGCGGCGGTCCTGACCGCGACCCCCGGAATCGAGGTCAGGACCGCGGAAAGAGGGTGAGCCTCCAGCAGTTGCCCGATCTGTGTTTCCAGAGCTCGTCGCTGTTCGTGGACGGCCGCTAGCGAGCGGGCCAGCGACGGGATCACGAGGTCGAGCGTGCCGGTCCCGGGGACGACGACGGTCTGCTCGTCGAGGGCGTCGAAGATCTCGTCGATCAGTCGCTGAGCCATGCGCGGGGCCTTGGGCCGGATGACTTCAACCAGCCTGCGACGACCGGCCTTTCGCAGGGCGGCCGGAGATCCGTAGCGTTCCAGCAGCCAGGTCACGGCCGGGTGGTCCAGACGCGGCCCGAGGACGCGTTCCAGGCTGGGGTGGAACTGGGTGAGCAGGCCGCGTATCCGGTTGGAGGTGCGGGTGGCCTCTGCCGCCAGGTCCTGGTCGAAGCCCACCAGCACGGTCAGCTCGGCGGTGATCTCGTCGGTCAGTTCCAGCGAGCGCAGGGTGTGCGGCATCGTCCTCGCGGCGTCAGCGATCACGGCCGCGTCGCGGGCGTCGGTCTTCGCCTCGCCCGGGTAGAGATCGGCGATCCGCCGCATCGAGAGTCCGGGCAGGTAGGCAACCTTGCAGCCGGCGTCCCGGGCGACCGTCAGAGGCAGGGCTCCGATCGAGGCGGGCTGGTCCACGATCACCAGCACGGTGCCGAACTTCGTGGCCAGCTTGTCGAAGACGGCCCGCAATTTCGGCTCGCTGTTGGGCAGCTGCTTGTCGAAGACCTTCTTCCCGGCCGGGGTCAGCCCGTGCCCGTGATGGGCGCTCTTGCCGACGTCCAGACCGAGAAAGACGCCCACGTCGTCGATGTCGTCCAACTCATCCTCCCGAACGGGGTTCGTGCGGTGCTGGCCAGGGCGTTGGCGTCGTATGCGCGCATCCACGTTATGCAGACCTGCCGCCCGCAAGCGGCCGGGCATTGCACCAGGCCAGGCGGTAGTCGGACCTCTCATCAGCGTCTCCAACGGCGCCTCCCGGGCCCGGTGACACCACCCCCCAGGTCATCTCTTCGACAGGGGGGAACAGTCATGCCGGGCCCGGAGGCCAGCGGTCCCGTTGCGGAACCGCGAAGAAGATAACGGGGGCCTCAGCTGGCCCGAGTGCCGCCGCCGCGCCGGATGCGGCCCAGCAGAT
This region includes:
- a CDS encoding IS110 family RNA-guided transposase, whose translation is MNTIVAQAHSFIIGVDTHAKTHTYAVLASSGEHLGTEAFPNTHAGRARAINWAGRRTGGDLGALWVIEGAGSYGAQIARQTARAGYQVVEAARMGRAGRRGIGKSDPIDARRIAAAVLPLPEEQLRTPRMDEGVRAAAQILLTSRDELTSERTRAVNALTALVRIADLGIDARRPLSARQIGEIARWRPREEDLAATTARTEAVRLAKRILALDTEIADNMNRIGELVDASPAAGLPEETGIGPVTAATVLVAWSHPGRVRDEAAFAALAGVSPIPASSGNTTRHRLNRGGDRRLNRALNVIAMVRMVHHPQTRAYVDRRRAEGKTDREIRRCLKRYLARRLYRHLNNAAAAELGVDGT
- a CDS encoding IS110 family RNA-guided transposase; the encoded protein is MDDIDDVGVFLGLDVGKSAHHGHGLTPAGKKVFDKQLPNSEPKLRAVFDKLATKFGTVLVIVDQPASIGALPLTVARDAGCKVAYLPGLSMRRIADLYPGEAKTDARDAAVIADAARTMPHTLRSLELTDEITAELTVLVGFDQDLAAEATRTSNRIRGLLTQFHPSLERVLGPRLDHPAVTWLLERYGSPAALRKAGRRRLVEVIRPKAPRMAQRLIDEIFDALDEQTVVVPGTGTLDLVIPSLARSLAAVHEQRRALETQIGQLLEAHPLSAVLTSIPGVAVRTAATLLVTVGDGTSFPTAAHLASYAGLAPTTKSSGTSIHGEHAPRGGNRQLKRAMFLSAFAALHDPASRTYYDRCRARGKTHTQALLRLARQRINVLFAMLRDGTFYEPRTPRLA